In the Triticum aestivum cultivar Chinese Spring chromosome 2B, IWGSC CS RefSeq v2.1, whole genome shotgun sequence genome, CAACTTGTTAGGCGTGTATACGTATTCCGGCGGACGTTGCGACGCGACGAGGATTAATCTGCGATTCGTGCCTGTCGCCGTCCGCTTGCATGCCGTTTTCTAACTACTAGCGCGGCTGTTTAGTGGAGCTTTATCCATAATAACTTTCTGGACTGAGTATTTGCTAGCATCGTCTTTCCTATTCTATTTTCCACTGAAGAGTGATTAACGGAATCTTCTGCATTAATCCGTGTTGTACGAGCAGAGGTGCTGAAAGAGTTCGCGATGAAGCAAAACGTCAAGCTCAGCCGCGTCATGGCCAAGgccaaggaggaggtggtggcgacgAAGCCGGCCAAGCCTAGGCGCTGGCGTGGCAGTAGCGCCATCGTGCGCGAGGAATCCGACCAGTCGCTCGCAAAGTTGTGTTCACATTTCTCAGTTCGTGACACTTCCCATGCTCACTCGTAGTAGACTAACGGTGACGCGCATTGCTTAACCAGGTCCCGAAAGGATTGAGATGTCCAAACAAAGAGACTTCCGGAGCGTGTGACATCACGCCCACATATAGCCATCTCATCCCCTCCTTTATAAAGCCCCCCGCAGGCACCCACGAACTCCTGTCAGCTCTAGACAAAGCCAAATTCCTCCTcccccggcctcctctctccttcctAGCTCTACCCCGGCCGTCACACGCCCGCCCAAGAAGAGGGAAGGAAGCCTACTTAATTGCCTTGCAGCAGCAGGTACGTAGTGCATGGCCCAGGAGAGCTCGCAGGCCTCCGTCGCGAGCTCACCGCCGCACCCTCCATCTTCGGCTTTCTGGTGGCGCGACATGCATCCCTATTCCACTACCCctgcttggccgccgccgcccgccacagcGGCCACGCCGCTCTGGACCCCGCTCGCTCAACACAAGAcatcctcctccggcgccgccgaTGATCTGTCCGCCTCCAACGACACCATGCAGACCTCCTTCACCAAGACCTCTACCAACCACTCCGGCATCAGCATGGACGACTCCTCAGCCGCCACTGCGGCCGTGCAGAGCCACCTCTGGAACCAAGTCGCCATGTGAGTACAGCAGGACCATATCACTAGATGCATATTCGGGGGGTAATACCGTAATAGTAATATTTGCATATTCGAAggctcggcccggcccggcccgggcgTGAAAAGACGGCATGCGTCCACTATCTGTTGTccgaaagaaaaagaaaggagCCTCGCTTTGCCTAGATTCTAATCTCGAGAGTATATATTGTCTACCTCTACCTAGCTAGTGTGATTCTAATTTCGATCAATCTAAATAACCTTGTTGCTTAATTCTCATCTCTATTCCCCTTCCCTGTACCAAGCTACACTACACACACTTGTTAatacagagaagaaaaagaaaaatagaaagaatatgTATTACGTATGAGTGTGATAGGTTGTAGTCTATGCTCTAGATTCTAGAGAGTCAGTGGCAGCATGCTAGGGAAAGCAAGAGAGGAACTAAAGCAAAGCAAAGCAAGGAAAAAAGGAGCTAGCTAGTTAGCTTTTCAAATAGTGTGATATGGGAAAGGTAATTAATCCCGACAATGCAAATCTAGAAGGGACTTTTGGTTTACGTCTCTGCCTCGAGTTAGCTAGATAAATAGGTTCCACCCTTTGACAACTTCATTTTTTAATCAACCATGCTATGAATAGTGTCTAAAAATCAATGGTGTCCAGCGGAGGTTCGGCTGAGCCATGGTTCCGTAAAATATTTTCGACGTGATTCAGGACCATGGTTCAGCCGAACCTATGGTCTATGCAGTACGATTTAACATCCTACTACATGTGGATCTGTGATATACATGCCAACTATATTTTTTAATCAACCATGCATGGATCCTCATGAATAGACATGCATGACAACTGCATTTTTTAATCAACCATGCATAGGTCTTTATGAATAGTGTCTAAAAATCAATGGTGTCCAGCGTAGGTTCGGCTGAACCATGGTTCCGTAAAATATTTTCGGTCAAAACCTAATTAATACTCTCTCCATCCTAAAATAAATGACTCAACATTGTACTAAGCTtaatacaaagttagtataaatttgaatcacttattttgggatggagagaGTATTAAGTAGAGTTGCAAGTGAGGCAACTATCACATTGGAATCAACATAAGTGAGATCGCTTGCTGCTGGAACAAAATTTGTTAGGCCTCCAAAGCATAAATGCTCCAATCTGTCTAGTGTCTAGTATTATCCCTCACCCTTTGTATCAAAATACAAGACATTTTTTAACACTATAAAAGTGTCAAAAAatatcttatattttgatacgaaaGGAGTAATGTATAAGCTTGAATATACTCCGTCCGTCCCGTAATATACGAATGTTTTTCAAGCTATTTTAGTttgaaaaatgttcttatattataggAATAGGACAGAGTAAGTATTTCCTAGGCTTTGAAGAAGCAACTAAAATTCGCTTGTTTAGTACGGATCGCCAGAAAGTTGTACCATATCAAAGCATTCAGGTCCCTtgcttgctactccctccgttccaaaataaatgactcaactttgtactaactattgagtcatctattttggaacggagggagtagctagctagAAAAGTACTACTTCAATCCAATTCCCAAAGATGATCCCTCTTTACATTCTCGCTTTCAACTCTGCAATTGATTGCCAAATGATAGATGACAAAGAAGCAAAGACCTTTTCGTTTGAGGAACAATAAGCAAGACTAGGTGCATAAACTAATTTAATTAAGCAGAAGTACCGTTGTGCACTTTCTCTTTTTGTTCACCTTTCAATTACCTCTATTGGAGAATAACTCAGGGGCACCGGCGGCGAGGTCGCGGGGAGCATGCAGGTGGTGCATGACGCCCACAACGACGACAGCGAGAACTTCCTTGAGCTGCTAAACTCAAGGACGCTCGCCACGGAGCTCTTTGCCGAGCCGCCGGCTTGCGACTATCTCAAGAAGATGGAGTACGGTGGCGGCAGCGCATGGCCGGACGTCCACCAGTTCAGCGCTGCCAATATGGACAAGCACCTCCCTTCCGCCTCCGGCGCTGGCTACTGGTCCATCGCGCCGCCCAACCCGTGCCACGGAGACAGCGGCCACCACCAACGCGTTGGCGGCTCCGGGCCATGCGATAACGCCGCCGCCATGGGCCACGTTGCCAAGGCCCTCTTCCTGGACGCGGACGGCAACGTCAAGCACGAGATGGGTGGGGGCGGCCACGGCGCGATACTGCAGGAAGCGGCCAGCACCAGATGCACCAGCAGCCAAGACTTCACGAGGCCCATCGGGCTGGGGTACAGCTCCATGCAAGGGCTCATCAGCAACAGAATGTATGGAGGCGGCGCCGGCGCTTATGACGTTGCCATGGACGTTCGGTGGGGCACAAATGATGGTCGCGACCCTAGGAGCCTGTCGGGCTTGATATCGTTCGGCCGGGGCATGGGAAAGCCTGTGCCTTCCGGCTCCCCGGCGAAGACGTCGTCGGTGGAGTACAAGAAGCAAGGGCGGGAGATGTCGTCGCCGGTACTGTAAGAAAAACATGCATGCAAGATCAAGGCCAGAGACATCTGATCGATGTATGATATTGTACTTGTGTGCATGCGTAGGAGAAGACAAGCACCAGCGGCGTCTGTGGCAAGGGGAGTAGTGCGCTATCCaccaaggggaagaagagagcggaAGAGGAGAGGGGATCGGAAGGCAACGTGAAGAAGTCCAAGCACGAGTCCTGCTCGCCCACGTCGTCGTCTCCCAAAGTATGGCAGTGTTACACTCTTTTACTTATTTGCGTGCATGGTTGATCCGCCATtgggacatgcatgcatgcatgcatgcatgagttcAACCAGTATTTAGACTGCTCATTACTAAATCTTTATTTTTTAGAGCAATATTTATCACAAGCAGTACTACATGCATGATAGCTTAACGTATATGCATGCTTTGAACACATGATGGCTTAACATATACTCCGTCCATTCCAATGAATAAGGTGTGCACACATCTTGAATTTCAAGACCAGAAATTTTACCAACTAAATGTGAATTATATGTGAATAAAATTATACCATTGAATTCGTATTGAAAAAGTTTTCCGTGATACATTTTTTATGTCACAAAAGATAGATATTATTAATCTAATTTGTGATCAGAGTTGGAGTTTGAGAAACGTGTGTGCCTTATTCATTTGAATGGAGGGGCTATGCATGCTTTGTTCACCGTGAAAAGGTTGCGCGTAGCTTAACGAAACAATGTTATGATACCAAATTCCCCAAACCAATTTAAACTGCCGGTTCTTCATTCATGAGACTATCATTGCTTAATGAGTTAATTAGGCTTCCATTTAACAGGGCCAGATGCCTAAAGTAAAGTTAGGACACAAGATAACTGCACTTCAACAGATGGTTTCACCATTTGGGAAGGTGTGTTGAAGCACATATGTGTGTTCGGTTGTTCATTTCTGTTTGATGTTTATTTACACTACAATTATGCCAGAAGGCAAAAAAAAAGCAATACTGAAATTGTTCATCCTTTGTACAGACCGATACCGCATCAGTTCTATATGAGGCGATAAATTACATTAAGTGGTTGCATGAGCAAGTGCAGGTAATTTAGTTTTGCTTCCGATCTCGTGAGTGTTCGTAGTTTTACAAAGAGGAGAATACATTTAACTTTGTACTAAGTCTTACTAAGTCTGCAACAATTAATATGAATGGGAGAGGGAGTAGTTTTTTTTAAGGTTTATTAGAATTTTAATCTATCTCTCTGAACTTGATATGCCTTAATTAATTTGGGCCGGGAGtaattaatataatagcatgtgtATCCCTTTACATAACGCATATGCTTGGTGAGGATTATTTAATCAACATGATCActaaaaaattctcaaaaaaaacaTGATCACTAAAAGGATGTGGAAGCTTTATGTCCTTAACACATTTTCATAATGGAGGGCTTTCTACCATCCTTTTCCTGACTCGTGCAAGATAATCACTGCAATTATTTATTTGTCAAGAGGGATGTTTCGCAACCGCACTCAATATTAGTTAGAGGAGAATATTCATGCCAAGCAGCCAATTATTGTGGGACACGTGTTGCGCCACAAGCGACAAGCCCATAGCTGATGAATTTATTCATGCACCCCCTTTTTGGAGGGCCCCCATGGTAGCCTTGCTTTGTTCGTATTTAGCACCGCATGAGTGCCACTAGTGTTGCTGCTTTTGTGTAATGGAATGCATGGTCATGCCCCATTGCTACCTCCTTTTGTAGTTTGGCTCTATCAGTTCATGATATACGACATGGAAAACTTTCTCCATGTCTATCTGGGAATCAACATTTCTTTTGTTTCTGTTTGACTTACTATTTCGTTGTCTGTTGCATGCAGCTGCTGAGTGACCCTTACATGAAGTCGTGTAGTAGCAAGGTAAAACCACAAAATCTACATATGAATTATTAAAC is a window encoding:
- the LOC123046597 gene encoding transcription factor bHLH123; the encoded protein is MAQESSQASVASSPPHPPSSAFWWRDMHPYSTTPAWPPPPATAATPLWTPLAQHKTSSSGAADDLSASNDTMQTSFTKTSTNHSGISMDDSSAATAAVQSHLWNQVAMGTGGEVAGSMQVVHDAHNDDSENFLELLNSRTLATELFAEPPACDYLKKMEYGGGSAWPDVHQFSAANMDKHLPSASGAGYWSIAPPNPCHGDSGHHQRVGGSGPCDNAAAMGHVAKALFLDADGNVKHEMGGGGHGAILQEAASTRCTSSQDFTRPIGLGYSSMQGLISNRMYGGGAGAYDVAMDVRWGTNDGRDPRSLSGLISFGRGMGKPVPSGSPAKTSSVEYKKQGREMSSPEKTSTSGVCGKGSSALSTKGKKRAEEERGSEGNVKKSKHESCSPTSSSPKGQMPKVKLGHKITALQQMVSPFGKTDTASVLYEAINYIKWLHEQVQLLSDPYMKSCSSKDYKPWVRSDGREKEDAETDLKSRGLCLVPLSRTPQMYMDSNGPDYWTPPNKSCLYR